The Kribbella sp. HUAS MG21 genome includes the window GGCGCGATCGTGCTGGACTCCGACCCGGCCGCGGAGTACGACGAAATGGTGCTGAAGGCAACGGCTGCCGTGGGCGGCAGTGCCTCGAAGAACAGGGGTGGGGGAGATGACTGAGCTGCTGGTGGCGGACTCGTTCCTGGTGGCCAACGGCAAGGTTCGCGGACTGGAGCTGCACCGGGAGCGGTTCGTCCGGTCCTGCGCGGACGCCGGTGTCGCGGCCGAGCGGTTCTGGGACGAACAGGTGGGACGGCTGCCCGGGTTCGGGCGCTGGTTCCCGCGCTTCGAGCTGCGACCGTCCGCTGAACTGGCGGTCCAGCTGCGGCCGGCGCCGCCGATCGGCGGCCGGGTGCGGGTCGCCGTCCACGACGGACCGGATCCGCGGACGGCGCCGCGGGTGAAGGGCCCCGACCTGGAGCTGCTCGGCAAGCTCAAGGAGGCCGCGCCGGACCGCGCCGACGAGATCCTGTTGCTGGACACGGACGGGACGGTGCTGGAGGCGGCGTACTCCGCGGTCGCCTGGTGGGAGGACGACACCCTCTGCTTCCCACCGTCCGATCGTCCGATCCTCCCGTCGGTCACCGCCCGCCTGCTCCGCCGGATCGCCGGCACCGAAGGCGTCCAGGTCTCCGAGCGCGCCGTCACCCCACAGGCCCTGCAGGAAACCACGGAGGTCTGGCTCGTCAACGCCCTGCACGGCATCCGTCCGGTGCACGCCTGGGGACCGTCGCCGATCGACCCGCTGCCCAACTCCCGGTCCGCGGAGTGGCAGTCGCATCTCGAGTCCCTCGCCATCCGCCTCCCCTGATCCCGGCCGCCCGCGGGGCCGAGCAGCGGCAGTTGCAAAAAGTGATATCACTTTGATACCTTTGAGCTATGCGAGAGGGGAGCGTGTGATGGTGGATGTCGCGGTCGAGATGCCGGTGCCGAAGGTGACCGAGCGGGCGGGACGGCAGGTCAACGGGTGGCCGATGGCGGCGCTGGCCTTCGTGCTGGCGGTGGGCGGAGTGCTGGTCGTCGTCCTGGGTGCCGGGAGCGGCGCCGTACCGATCGCGCTCGGCAGCCTCGCGTTCCTGGCGGGGGCGTACGTCGCGGCCGGGCTGACCGCGGTGGCGCCGGGCCGGGCCCGGGTGCTGCAGATCCTCGGGCGGTACGCCGGGACGATCCGCACCGACGGCCTGCGCTGGGTGAATCCGATCTCCTCGCGCCGCGAGGTCTCCACCCGGATCCGCAACCACGAGACGGCCGTTGCCAAGGTCAACGACGCCGACGGCAACCCGATCGAGATCGCCGCGGTGGTGGTCTGGCAGGTCGAGGACACCGCGCAGGCATTGTTCGAGGTGGACGACTTCGTCGAGTTCGTGGCGATCCAGACCGAGACCGCCGTCCGGCACATCGCCAACAGCTATCCGTACGACGTCCACACCGACGACGGCGGGATGTCGCTGCGGGACAGCACCGACGAGATCACCGAGACGCTGTCCGCGGAGATCGCCGCCCGGGTACAGGCGGCCGGGGTGCGGGTCATCGAGTCCCGGATCACGCATCTCGCGTACGCGCCGGAGATCGCCCAGGCGATGCTGCGCCGGCAGCAGGCCGGTGCGGTGGTCGCGGCCCGGCAGCGGATCGTCGAGGGCGCGGTCGGTATGGTCGAGCTCGCGCTGGACCGGCTCTCCGAGCACGACGTGGTCGAGCTGGACGAGGAGCGGAAGGCGACCATGGTCAGCAACCTGATGGTGGTGCTGTGCGGCGATCGGGACGCGCAACCGGTGGTCAACACCGGCTCGCTCTACCAGTGAGTCCCCGGTGGCCGTCGAACGGAAGAAGATCCTCCTCCGGCTGGATCCCGCGGTGCACGACGCGCTCGCGCGCTGGGCGGCCGACGACCTGCGCAGTACCAACGCCCAGATCGAGTACCTGCTCCGCCGTGCCCTGGCCGACGCCGGCCGCCTGCCGTCCGGCGTGAGCAAGCAACGCCGCCCCGGCCGCCCGTCCAAGGAGGACACCGATGACCAGTAGGCGCACACCGGGTGCCGGCCGTGTCGTTGCTCTTGGCAAGGGCAAGGTTCCGGAGTCGCTGGCGGCGCGGATCTTCCTGCTCGCCTACGACCCGGAGAAGGGCCGGCTGACCGCGCGGACGAAGCTCGCGAAGGTGGTGCGGGCCGCCGTACTGATCGACCTGCAACTGCACGGGAACGTGGTCGACGCCAGCGGTCGGGCGCGAGTGACGACCGCGGCCGCGCCGGCGGATCCGGTGCTGGCGAGTGTGCTCGAGGAGCTGCGGGCGGTCGGTCCGCGGCGCTGGCGGCACTGGATCGACCGGCGCGGCGGGGCGACGGTCCGGCACGTTCGCGACGAGCTCGTCCGCGCGCACCTGATCAAGGTCGAGCCGCGTCGGCTGCTCGGCGTCTTCCCGGCCGGTCGCATCACCTTGCGGCACCCGTTGGTACGGCGCCACGTGCTGCAGGGCGCCCGCGACACCCTGCGGCCGTCGCGCGTCGTCTCCCGGGTCGACCTGCGTGACGCGTCCGTCGTGGTGCTCGCGGCGACCGCGGACCTGCGGACGGTCCTCGCCAAGGATCAGCGTGCCGACCACAAGGACCGGCTGGCGCAGCTCGCGGAACGGGTCGGCCCGGTCGTTCCGGTGCTGAAGAAGTCTCTTCAGCAGGCCACGTACGCCGCCGGCGGCTGACCCCCGGCGGCACTATGGTTCGTTACTCAGGTAACGAACTGAGGAAGGGGGTGGAGGGTGTTCGACGACCGGAGTCCGATCTACCTGCAGATCGCCGAGCAGATCAAGAACGACATCGTGAGCGGCGCGCTGGCCGAGGACGAGCAGGTGATGTCGACCAACCAGTACGCCGCCTTCTACCGGATCAACCCCGCCACCGCGGCCAAGGGCTTCGCGCAGCTGGTCGACGACGGGATCCTGTACAAGAAGCGCGGGATCGGCATGTTCGTCGCCCCGAACGCCCGCGACCTGCTCCGCACCGGCCGCCGCGACTCGTTCTTCGCCGACGTCGTCGACCCGATGATCCACGAGGCGAAGGCGATCGGCATCCCGCTGAAAGACATCGTCCAGCACGTCCGCTCCCACGGAGACGCCTGATGACCACCGCCCTGACTGTCCGGACCGAGGAGTTGTCGGTGCGGTTCGCCGGTGTGCCGGCGCTGGACCGGCTCGACCTGCGGCTGGCGCCGGGGAAGATCCACGGGCTGCTCGGGCGGAACGGGTCCGGGAAGAGCACGCTCGCCGCGACGCTGGCCGGGTTCCGGCGGCCCGACGTGGGCCGGGTGCTGGTCGAGGGCGGTGACCTCGGCGCGGCACAGGAGCCGTACGAGAACGCGGCCGTCACCAGCCGGGTCTGCCTGATCCGCGAGTCCGGCGACGTCCCGGGGTCGGTGCCGGTGAAGCACGCGCTCCGGCTCGCCGCGACGCTGCGCCCGTACTGGGACGCGGCCCTGGCCGCGGACCTCCTGGACCGCTTCGAGGTACCGCTGGACAAGAAGATCCAGAAGCTCTCCCGCGGTAAGCGGTCCGCGCTCGGCGTCGTCCTCGGCCTCGCGAGCCGCGCCCCGCTGACGATCTTCGACGAGAGCTACCTGGGCATGGACGTCCCGTCCCGGAACCTCTTCTACGACATGCTGCTCGCCGACTACACCGAAGTACCGCGCACGATCGTGCTCTCGACGCACCTGGTCGGCGAGGTCAGCGCGCTGCTCGAGGAGGTGGTGATCCTCGACCGCGGCCGCCTCGTCACCCAGTCGCCGGTGGACGCGCTCCGCGGCCGCGGCGCGTCGATCGTCGGCCCGGCCGCGGTGGTCGACGAGTTCACGGCCGGTTTCACGGTGCTCGGCGAGGAACGGCTGGGCGGTACCAAGTCCACCACGGTCCTCGGCGACCTCGACCCCGCGCTGCTCGCGCAGGCGGCCGCGGCCGGTCTCGAGGTCGGCCAGGTCGGCCTGCAGGATCTCTTCGTCCACCTGACAGGAGCCCAGTGATGAGTACGACGGCCGAGAGCACGGCACTGCCGCGCGGCGCGACCAGCTGGGGCCGGCTCCGGCAGGTGCTGCTCTCGCTGGTGATCGGGCTGCGGCCGATGCTGATGGGGTACTGGGCGGTGATGGTCGTGGCGCTGTTCGGCGGCGGCCTCGTCGTCCAACTGCTGACGAGCGGTGTCACGAGCAGCTCCTGGGACTACGGCACCCAGTCGCCGAAGTACTTCTCGATGGCGATCGGCATCACCGTGTTCCCGGCGTATTTCTCGCTGGTGGTCTCCCAGGGCATCACCCGCCGGATGTTCTCAGTTGCCGTAGGCATCTATCTCACCGGTGCCGCGGTCGCGACGTCGCTGCTGTGGGTCGTGGTCTACCAGGGTGAGCGCGGCCTCTACGCGTGGCAGGGCTGGCCGGACAAGCTGAACAACCCGCACCTGTTCACCAGCACCACCCAGCTCGGGCTGGTGTTCGCCGAGTTCTTCCTGCTGATCCTGTCCCACGAGGCGAGCGGCTGGCTGCTCGGCATCACGTTCGTCCGGTTCGGGTTCTGGCGCGGGATCCTGATGCTCCCGGTCGCGCTGGTCCCGGCGGCCGCGGCCGAGTTCCTGCTGGTCGCGCAATGGCTCGCCGACATCCTCGACAATCTCGGCTACCAGCGGCCACCGCTCGCGGTAGCCGTACCCTCGGTGCTCCTGGTGAGCGTGCTCGGCGGCTACGCCGGGTACCGGCTGCTGCGGCCGATGGCGCTCAAACCACCCAAGGGCTGAGCCGAGTTATGCACAGGGGGTGTGTATAACTCGGCCGGTTTCTGTGGATTGGTTGCGTGACCACTGTGGACGACCGAATCTGTTGCCTGGAAAGGGTTGTGCGGACCCTGTCCACGGCGGTAGAACTGTCGACACGCTGCTCCTGATTCGGGGCGGCGGGTCGAACGGAAACCGAGGGCCCTCGCGGTGGGGATCCCCACCGAGGTAGACCGGTGACGGGGTCTGCCGGCCTCCACGGACCCGTCTCGGGAAGCTGGAGACGTCACTTTCCTTCAGCTGTGCGGGCCCCTCCGGCTCATACTCGGAGGGGCTCGCCGCTCGTTCCGCAGTGTCTTGGGCGAGCCTCCAACAGAACTCCGCAGTACCGGATCACGGCAGCAGGAAGCCGGCCGATGCGCAGAACGGGTGCGCACCGGCCGGCTGTCGAACGCTTACTTCAGCGTGATGGTGAGCGCCGTGTGCGCACCGCGCGCCGGCACCCGCACCTCCGTCCCTCGACTGGTCGTGACGAGCTGGTACTGCGTCGCGTGGCCGTCGACCGTCACACGCCGCACGGATGCCCCGGCCGGCAGGACGGCGCCGACCGTGACCGTCGCGTCGACGTGCTTGACCGTCACCTCGGTCGACAACGCCTTGCCTGCAAGGCGTGCGGACACGTCGACGGCGCCGCGGCCGACCCGGATGTTGCTCCCAGCCGCCTTCTGCTGGCCCTCCGGAAGCTGCGGTACGACGGCGATCCGGCCGTGGCCGAGGTCGGGAGCTACGCCGAGCTGCTGGTGCACGACCGGCCACAGGATGCCGTACGCGCCCCACGCCTGCAGCGACATCGAGCGGTCGTAGAACGGCCGGCCGATGTTCGCCGGGGCGTCCGGCGACGGCGCGATCTCCGGCATCGCACCAGGCGTCTCCCAGACCGACGGGTCGAGCTGGATCCGTGCGTTTCCGGTGGTGTACACCTGCTGCTGCTTCGTGCCCAGGCGCCCGAAGTTGCCCTCGGCAACCGCCATGATCGAGGTGTTCAGGCCGAAGATCGCGCGCTCGCTCTTCACCTGCGAGACCACGCTGTCGCACGACGGCCCGGGGTTGCCCGCCGGATCCGACGTCGGCCCGGTGCCGGTGTGGAAGAGGCCGAATTCCCCTGTGTAGCAAGGCTTCTCGCGCTGGTCGAGCGCGATCTTCGCGTGCTCCGGCGAGGCCAGCGGGGACGTGTTGCCGGGGCGGGTCAGGACGGCCTCCATCGGCGTGACACCGATCCAGTGCCGCTGGAAGATCGGCGTGTTGTCGTTCGCCGGGTTCGCGGGGTCGTCGACCGAGTCGGCGTACCCCATCGCCTGCGGGACCCACCACTGCGCCTCGAACCGGGACTCGAGGTCCTCGGCGCGGCTGGTCGCCCACTGCCGCACCTTCGCGTCGCGCTTGGACGCGGCCAGGTCCGCGAGGTCGCGCAGTCCGCGGGCGAGGTACACGGTGCTGTCGAGCTTCTCGACACCCATGCCGGCGCGCTCGACGTTGGCCAGGCCCTCCGGCCAGCCGTCATTGTCTTTGTCCAGTTCGCGGTACACGTACTGCAGGTTCCGGACGCTGAAGTCGTACATCTCGTCGCGGAACCGGTTGTCACCGGTCCACCGCCACACCAGCGCCACCGTGCTCGGGAACTTCACGGTCTCGTCGGTGTTGCCCGCGCTCTGGTTCGACCCGAAGTACACGTCGCCGGTCGGGACGACCTCGTGCGCGACCTTGCCGCTGCGGTCGTTGAGGAGGTCGCTGATGTCGCGGAGCGCCCGCAGGTGCTCCTTCGTGGTGTCGAACTGCCCGGCGGCGAGCGATGCGAACGCCGTGTACTCGCCGTCGGTCGCGAACAGCCACGGGTAGTCCGGGAAGCCCGCGCCGAACCAGCGCGCCGCCGGCACGGTACCGACGGGCGCCGGGTAGTCCTTGCCCTCGTTGACGTCGCGGATCCGCAGGTTGCGCGCTTCCTGTACCGAGTCGGCGAGGTTCTGCTTGCTCCACTCGACGCTCTGCTGCAGCAGCCGGTCACCAGGAAGGTCCACCACGGACTGTGCGTCGAGTTGCTTGCGTACGGCGGTCTTTGCCCGCAGCAACTTGCCGGGGTTGCGCAGGGCCTTGCCGTACTCGCGGGCGGCCGCCGTACTGCCCTCGTCCGAGCCGGCCACCGCGAACCAGATCGTCTTCGGCTGGCCGGCCGCGAGCGGTACGTCGTACGTGAGTCGGCCGCCGGTGCCCTTGCCGACGAGCGAGTCGTCACAGCGTGCGGGCGTCGTACCGTCGGCCGGGCAGATCACCGCCGGGTCCTGCGGGCCGCGGTGGTCCGGACCGAGCTGGTGGCTCGTCGGACGCAGGGACGATCCGACGAACGCGGCGTAGTCGTGCGCGGTCGCGTTCGGATGCGGCGGCGTGCCCTGCTCGCGGAAGCGCAGGGCGCCGGCAGTGAAGTCGCCGGTGTCCGGGAGGTTCGCGGTGGCGGCGTTCGGGGTGGTCCAGCCCCACGGGTAGGACTGCATGAGTTCGGAGTGCGCGTCGACGTCGAGCTTGACCGTCTTCGCCGTACTCGAGCGGAGCGTCAGGCCGACGAGCGTCGCGCGGATCCCGTCGGGGACGAAGTCGGTACGGCGTACGTCGACGGCGCCGGGGTACTCGATCCGGCTGTAGCCGTGGCCGCTGGTGTACTTCGCGGCCGGGACCTGTTTGCCGAGCCAGTTGCCGTCGAGGCCGAACCAGAGGCCGTCGAGGAGCTTGATCGGCTGCGACCAGAAGCCGCCCATCTCACCGCGGATGTGCCAGCCGGCGGCGGGGTAGAGACCGGTCTCGTCGCCCATCGCGTAGGCCCGGTCCCCGACGACGAGCGAACGACGATCGGCGAGGCGCGTCGTCTCGGACAGCTCCGACGCTGACGCTGCTGAGGACGCGGCCGCAGCACGGTCGGCCGTTTCGGCGGCAGCATCCGCACCTGTCGCGCCTGTCGTGTCGGTGGGGTCGGCCAGGGCTGAGGCGGTGCCGGCGAGGAGGGTGGCGGTGGCGAGCAGGGCGGTGGCGGCGGTCCGGCGTACTGGTCGTGCCGGTCTGCCTCGCGGGCGACTTCGCTTGGTCGGATCGGGAGTCATGGCGGGTTCCTCCTTCTCGCGGCGCCGGGAGGGGCGCCTGGATCAGCCAGGGGCTGAGCTGCCCCTGATCACCAGTTCGGGTTGCAGCAGACGTTCGGCCGGCTTCCCGGCGGCGGGACCGCTGGGGCCGGTCAGGATCGTGATCAGCTCCCCGGCGATCTCGTCCATCGGTTGCCGGAGGCTGGTCAGGCCGGGGGAGACGACCTCGGCGAGCGGCGAGTCGTCGAAGCCGGTGACGCCGACCTCGCGGCCAGCGGTGAGCCCGCGGCGGCCGAGCTCGCGGAGCGCGCCGAGCGCGAGAATGTCGCTCAAGGCAACGATCCCGTCGACCTCCCGGCCGCCGTCGAGCAGTTGCGCGGTGGCACGGGCGCCGGCCTCGATGCTGTCCTCGTGGCACCGTACGACGAGCCCGGCGGTCGGCAGGCCGAGCGCCTTGCACGCGTCGCGCCAGCCGGACGCCCGGTCGTCGGCCAGCCCGGACGACTTCGGCCAGCCCAGGAAGGCGATCCGGCGGCGACCGGTCTCGTGCAGGTGCCGGACCGCCATCGCCGAACCGCCCGCGCCGTCGACATCGACCCACGGGCCGGGCTGCGTGCTCTCCTTCCACACCCGGCCGAAGCTGACGAACGGGATGCCCTGCTCCTTGAGCCAGGCGTGCCGCGGATCGTGCGTCTCGGTCTGCGACAGCACGAACCCGTCGACCATCCGGCGCGCGTGCAGATCCTCGTACGTCGGCATGCCGTCGACGCCGGCCGGTGCGGTGAACAGCAGGATGTGCCGGCCGGTGCGTTCGGCGGCCGCGCACAGGGCGTGCAGGAACTGGTCCATCACCAGGTGCGTCTGGTTCGGCCAGCTGGGCACGCAGTACCCGATCAGCTCGACCGCGCTGGTGCGCAGGCTGCGGGCGTTACGATTGGGCCGGTAGTTGAGCAGCTCGATCGAGCGGTTCACGCGCTCGAGCGTGTCCGCGCGGAGCCGATGCGGGGCGTTCAGCGCGTTCGACACGGTCTGCACGGACACATCGGCGTGCGCAGCGACCTGCTTCAACGTGGCCACGGCGCCTCCGACGGGTTTGAACGTTCAAAATCACCCGCAGTCTCTCCCCGCCCCGCCCCGCTGTCAACGGTTCAGAGCAGCGGCGGTCCCTGACGCACGATCGCCAGCGTGTCCGCGACCGGCAGCGGCGGGATCCACCGCCCCCACCAGGTCGCACCCGCCTCCGCGAACCGCGCCGGATCACCCCCGCTCACCTTCACGTCGAACTCCGCGCCGGCGTCGGCCCGCAGTCGCCGTACGTCGTCCGGTGTGAGTTCCTCCGGTCGCTGGTAAGCGCAGGACCCGTCCCACCGCAGAACCCTCCGCCGTACGGCAGGCACCGACAGATTGCCTCCCACCCAGACCGGCACCCGCGGCTCCTGCACCGGCCGCGCGGTCAGCTGCACGTCCTCCAGCGTGTAGTGGTGGCCGCTGAAGCTCACCGGCTCACCCGTCCACAGCCGGTCGATGATCGCGAGCCCTTCGTCCAGCATCTCCGCGAGCACCTTCGGGCTCCGCCGGTCGAGGAACGGGTCGCCTCCATCCCCGCTCCCCACCCCGAGGACCATCCGCCCGCCGGACAGGTGATCCAGTGCCACCACCTCGGCGGCAACCTTCCACGGCCGCCGCCGGGGCAGTGGTGTGACGGTCGTCCCGATCCGGATCCGCTGGGTAGCGGTCGCCATCGCCGCCAGGCAGATCCACGGATCGTACGTCGGCTGCGAAGCGTCCCCCTGGTACACGAGATAGTCCTCCAGGAACAACGCGTCCCACCCGGAGTCCTCGACCGCGCGGGCGAGCTCGGCCAGCCCGCGCGGATCACGACCCACCCCCACAGCCCCCACCGTCACCGAGAACTTCATGCGCTGGACGCTACGCGGTGCCATCGACAATCCTCCGAGGCGCCGTGGCGGTAGGGGTGTGGTGGTGAGTCAGGCGGTGTGGCCGCCGTCGATGGTGAGGGTGGTGCCGGTGAGGTAGGCGGCGTGCGGGCCGGCCAGGTAGGTGATGGCGTTGGCCACCTCGGTGGGGTTGGCGAAGCGGTTGAGGGCGAGGTCGGCGATCTGGGCTTCGGCGTACGGGCCGTCGGCGGGGTTCATCGTGGTGTCGGTCGGGCCGGGCTGGACGACGTTCGACGTGATGTTGCGGCCGCCGAGCTCGCGGGCGAGGGCCTTGCTGAGACCCACCAGCGCCGCCTTGCTCATCGCGTAGAGCGTCATACCGGGAGAGGTGACGCGTTCCGCGGCGCAGCTGCCGAGGTGGATGATGCGGGCGCCGTCGGACAGCAGCGGTACGGCGGCCTGCGTGGCGGCGTACACCCCGCGGACGTTGACCGCCAGCACCCGGTCGAGGTCCTCGAGTGAGAGGTCGCCGATCGGGGCGATCGCGCCGACCCCGGCGTTGTTGACCAGGATGTCCAGGCCGCCCAGCGCATCAGCGGCCCGCCGTACGACGTCTCCGACCGCCACCGCGTCACCCGCGTCCACGGCGAACGCGAACCCGCGCCGCCCCCGCGCCTCGATCTCCTTCACCACCGTCGCCGCGGCGTCCGCGGACGTGTTGTAGGTGATCGCGACGTCCGCGCCCTGCTCGGCGAGGGCGATCGCGGTCGCCGCGCCGATCCCGCGGCTGCCGCCGGTCACCAGTGCAAACTTGTTGTTCAGTGCGTTCATGCCTTCCAGTCCAGCCGCCGGCAGCCGGCGAAGCTCGCGGAAATCCGCCACCGGATCCTGGCGTCGCGAAACCGCGAACCGGCCCGCCACCTCCATGTCGCAAATCCGCTAGCGACTGTCGGTGGCGGCAGGGATGCTGGAGGGCGTGTACGAGTGCAGGGAACGGTGCGTCCGCGCGGTCCAGTCCAAGGACGCGCGCTTCGACGGGTGGTTCTTCACCGCGGTGCTGACCACCCGGATCTACTGCCGGCCGAGCTGTCCGGTGGTGCCGCCGAAGGTCGAGAACATGCGGTTCTACCCGAGCGCGGCCGCCGCGCAGCAGGCCGGTTTCCGCGCCTGCAAGCGCTGCCGCCCGGACGCCAGCCCGGGGTCGCCCGAGTGGAACGACCGCGCCGACCTGGTGGCCCGCGCGATGCGCCTGATCGCGGACGGCGTCGTCGACCGCGACGGCGTACCGGGTCTCGCCGGGAAGCTCGGCTACAGCGTGCGGCAGGTGCAGCGGCAGCTCCAGGCCGAGCTCGGCGCCGGCCCGCTCGCGCTCGCCCGGGCGCAACGCGCGCAGACGGCGCGGCTGCTGATCGAGACGAGCGAGCTGCAGATGGCCGACGTCGCGTTCGCCGCCGGGTTCTCCAGTGTGCGGACGTTCAACGAGACCGTGCAGGAGGTCTTCGCGCTGTCCCCGACGGAGCTGCGCCGCCGGGCGCGCAGGGGTACGTCGGTCGCGGCGCCCGGCACCATCTCGCTGCGGCTCCCGTTCCGCGCGCCCCTGACGCCCGACAACTTGTTCGGGCACCTCATCGCGACCGGCGTACCGGGTGTGGAGGAGTGGCGCGACGGCCACTACCGCCGCACGCTGCGCCTTCCGCACGGCCATGGTGTCGTCGCGCTGCGACCGTTGCCGGACCACATCGCCTGTCAGCTCTCGCTCACCGACCAGCGCGACCTCGCGATCGCGATCAGCCGCTGCCGCCGGATGCTCGACCTCGACGCGGACCCGGTCGCGGTCGACGACCTGCTCAGCACGGACCCCGTCCTCGCGCCGCTGGTCGCGAAGGCGCCGGGCCGGCGCGTCCCGCACACGGTCGACGGCGAGGAGTTCGCCGTACGGGCGGTGCTCGGCCAGCAGGTGTCGACGGCCGCCGCGCGGACGCACGCACACCGGCTCGTCCTGCAGTACGGCGAGCCGATCGAGGATCCGGCCGGTGGGCTCACGCATCTGTTCCCGACGATGCAGGCGCTCGCCGCCCTCGACCCGGAGACACTGGCGTTCCCGAAGTCCCGCCGTACGACGCTCACGACACTGATCGCGACGCTGGCCGCGGGGGAGATCGACCTCGGCGCGGGCGCGGACTGGGATCGCGCGCGCGAGCAGCTGAGCGCGCTGCCCGGGATCGGGCCGTGGACGGTCGAGTCGATCGCGATGCGCGCGCTCGGCGACCCGGACGCCTTCGTCGCCAGCGATCTCGGGATCCGGTACGCCGCGCGTGATCTAGGCTTGCCCGAGGCCCCCAAACTCCTCACCGACCACGCCCGCGCGTGGCGGCCCTGGCGCGCGTACGCCGTGCAGTACCTGTGGGCCACCGGCGAACACCCGATCAACACGATCCCTGCGGAGGCTTCATGACCGAGCTCACCACCGACCGGCTGCTGCTGCGGAACTGGCGGGACTCCGACCGGGAGCCGTTCGCGGCGCTGAACGCGGATCCGGCGGTGATGGAACACTTCCTGGCCCCGCAGACCCGGGAGCAGAGCGACGCGCTGATCGACCGGCAGTTGCCGCTCATCGAGGAGCGCGGGTGGGGGCTGTGGGCGGTGGAGGTGCGCGAGACCGGGGAGTTCATCGGGTTCACCGGGCTGTCGGTGCCGAGTTTCGAGGCCCACTTCATGCCGGCGGTCGAGATCGGCTGGCGGCTGGCGAAAGGTGCCTGGGGCAACGGATATGCCACCGAGGCGGCGCGGGCCGCGCTGGCGCACGGGTTCGGCCCGGGCGGGCTGGAGGAGATCGTGTCGTTCACCGCGACCACGAATCTGCCGTCGCAGCGGGTGATGCAGCGGATCGGCATGCTGCACGACGAGCCGGGCGACTTCGACCACGTGCGGCTGCCGCAGGGGCATCGGCTGCAGCGGCATGTGCTCTACCGGATCAGCCGCGCGCAGTGGGAGTCCACCCGGTGACGTACGCCGTCGTCGACAGCCCGCTCGGTCCGCTCACGCTGGTCGGGACCGACGCGGGCGAGCTGACCGGGCTGTACATGGATCAGCAGCGGTACCGGCCCGAGCAGGCGCTGTTCGGCGACCGTGACGACTCGGCGCTGCCCGCGGTGGCGGAGCAGCTCGACGAGTACTTCCACCACGGGCGCACGAGTTTCGACGTACCGCTGCGGCTGGCCGGCACGGACTTCCAGCGGCGGATCTGGACGGCGTTGCAGGAGATCCCGTACGGCGAGACCACGACGTACGGCGGTCTCGCCGGGGCGCTCGGGCTGAAGCCGCAGTCGGCGCGCGCGGTCGGGCTCGCGAACGGGAAGAACCCGGTCAGCATCATCGTGCCGTGCCACCGGCTGCTGGGGTCGACCGGCAGCCTCACCGGGTACGCCGGGGGCGTCGAGCGGAAGCGGGCGCTGCTGGATCATGAAGGAGGATTGAAACTGCTCACTTGGTGAGCACTTATCGGGCGCATGCTGGTGTCATGAACGACGACGAGGCTCTGCAGTGTGCCGGCATCGACGAGTGGCGCGCGTGGCTGGACGCGCACGGGCGGAGCGAGCGGTCCGTGTGGCTCGTCGTCCACCGCGATCAGGAGGGCCTGAACCTCGCGGCGGCGGTCGAGCACGCGTTGTGCTTCGGGTGGATCGACAGCAAGACGGTCCGCCGCGACGAGCGGACGACGTACCAGTGCTTCACGCCGCGGAACCCGCGCAGTACGTGGAGCAAGGTGAACCGCGAACGCGTCGAGCGCCTGACGGAGGCCGGCCTGATGATGCCGCCCGGCGAGGAACTGGTGGCCCACGCCCGCCGCACCGGCACCTGGGACCTGCTGGCCGACGCCCAGAACCTGATCGTTCCACCCGACCTCCAGGCTGCCCTGGCAGCCGACCCCGCGGCGGACGAGACCTTCCGGTCGTTCCCGCCGTCCGCCCGCCGCACCATCCTCGAATGGATAACCCTCGCCAAACGCCCCGAAACCCGAGCCCGCCGCATCC containing:
- a CDS encoding AlkA N-terminal domain-containing protein translates to MYECRERCVRAVQSKDARFDGWFFTAVLTTRIYCRPSCPVVPPKVENMRFYPSAAAAQQAGFRACKRCRPDASPGSPEWNDRADLVARAMRLIADGVVDRDGVPGLAGKLGYSVRQVQRQLQAELGAGPLALARAQRAQTARLLIETSELQMADVAFAAGFSSVRTFNETVQEVFALSPTELRRRARRGTSVAAPGTISLRLPFRAPLTPDNLFGHLIATGVPGVEEWRDGHYRRTLRLPHGHGVVALRPLPDHIACQLSLTDQRDLAIAISRCRRMLDLDADPVAVDDLLSTDPVLAPLVAKAPGRRVPHTVDGEEFAVRAVLGQQVSTAAARTHAHRLVLQYGEPIEDPAGGLTHLFPTMQALAALDPETLAFPKSRRTTLTTLIATLAAGEIDLGAGADWDRAREQLSALPGIGPWTVESIAMRALGDPDAFVASDLGIRYAARDLGLPEAPKLLTDHARAWRPWRAYAVQYLWATGEHPINTIPAEAS
- a CDS encoding GNAT family N-acetyltransferase; this encodes MTELTTDRLLLRNWRDSDREPFAALNADPAVMEHFLAPQTREQSDALIDRQLPLIEERGWGLWAVEVRETGEFIGFTGLSVPSFEAHFMPAVEIGWRLAKGAWGNGYATEAARAALAHGFGPGGLEEIVSFTATTNLPSQRVMQRIGMLHDEPGDFDHVRLPQGHRLQRHVLYRISRAQWESTR
- a CDS encoding methylated-DNA--[protein]-cysteine S-methyltransferase — protein: MTYAVVDSPLGPLTLVGTDAGELTGLYMDQQRYRPEQALFGDRDDSALPAVAEQLDEYFHHGRTSFDVPLRLAGTDFQRRIWTALQEIPYGETTTYGGLAGALGLKPQSARAVGLANGKNPVSIIVPCHRLLGSTGSLTGYAGGVERKRALLDHEGGLKLLTW
- a CDS encoding YdeI/OmpD-associated family protein, with the protein product MNDDEALQCAGIDEWRAWLDAHGRSERSVWLVVHRDQEGLNLAAAVEHALCFGWIDSKTVRRDERTTYQCFTPRNPRSTWSKVNRERVERLTEAGLMMPPGEELVAHARRTGTWDLLADAQNLIVPPDLQAALAADPAADETFRSFPPSARRTILEWITLAKRPETRARRIQQTVEQAAAGNRAH